Proteins encoded together in one Lathyrus oleraceus cultivar Zhongwan6 chromosome 5, CAAS_Psat_ZW6_1.0, whole genome shotgun sequence window:
- the LOC127086613 gene encoding chitinase 2 translates to MEKVKTVFILLFFISSTHLGTTTTTSNLFREYIGADSNNVKFSDVPINPSVQFHFILSFGIDYDTSSSPSPTNGKFNIFWDTNNLSPSQVSSIKNQYSNVKVALSLGGDSVDGGYAYFDPSSVDSWLSNAVSSLTKIIKEYNLDGIDIDYEHFKADPETFAECIGRLIQTLKTNGVISFASIAPFDDDQVQSHYLALWKSYGHVIDYVNFQFYAYDKGTTVSQFIDYFNKQSSNYKDGKVLVSFISDGSGGLSPSHGFFKACQRLKSQHKLHGIFVWSADDSMGNGFRFEKQSQALLA, encoded by the coding sequence ATGGAAAAGGTTAAAACAGTTTTCATATTATTATTCTTCATTTCATCAACCCATTTaggaacaacaacaacaacctcaaaCCTATTCAGAGAATACATAGGTGCTGATTCCAACAACGTTAAATTCTCAGATGTTCCAATCAACCCAAGTGTTCAATTCCATTTCATTCTCTCCTTCGGTATCGACTACGACACCTCATCTTCTCCTTCTCCCACCAATGGAAAGTTCAACATCTTTTGGGACACTAATAATCTTAGCCCCTCCCAAGTTTCTTCCATCAAAAACCAATATTCAAATGTCAAAGTAGCTCTCAGTCTTGGAGGTGACAGTGTTGATGGTGGTTATGCTTATTTCGATCCATCTTCGGTTGATTCATGGCTCTCTAATGCAGTTTCTTCACTCACAAAAATAATCAAAGAGTACAACTTGGACGGAATTGACATCGACTACGAGCATTTCAAAGCAGACCCAGAGACCTTTGCAGAGTGCATTGGAAGGTTAATACAAACTCTTAAAACAAATGGAGTCATAAGTTTTGCTTCTATTGCTCCTTTTGATGATGATCAAGTTCAGAGTCATTACTTGGCCTTATGGAAAAGTTATGGGCATGTTATAGATTATGTTAATTTCCAATTTTATGCATATGATAAAGGTACAACCGTGTCTCAATTTATTGATTACTTCAATAAGCAGAGTTCAAATTATAAGGATGGGAAGGTGTTGGTGAGTTTCATTAGTGATGGGAGTGGTGGATTGTCTCCAAGTCACGGATTTTTTAAGGCATGTCAAAGGCTAAAGAGTCAGCACAAACTCCATGGTATCTTTGTCTGGTCTGCTGATGACTCAATGGGAAATGGTTTTCGCTTTGAGAAGCAATCGCAGGCGCTCTTGGCTTGA